One genomic region from uncultured Subdoligranulum sp. encodes:
- a CDS encoding MATE family efflux transporter, translating to MLVFAVPIFFSNLFQQLYNAVDSLIVGNFLGGDALAAVGSSGSLIFLLTGFVNGVSLGAGVLVARHYGAKDDAALRRAVHTTVALGITAGVVLSVVGVLLTPQILRWMDTPENVLPNSIIYFRVYFMGSLAVVMYNMGASILQSVGDSRSPMRYLITASILNVILDLWFIAGLHMGVGGAAFATIISQTVSAGLAFRKLTLTKEAYGVRWRQVRFHPATLRAVVAQGVPSGVQNSVISIANVIVQANINAFGANAMAGCGAYSKVEGFVFLPVTCFSMALATFVSQNIGAGQLPRVRRGMRFGIVCSCLLAECVGLAMFTMAPIFIGAFSGEADVVAFGVQQARTVSLFYCLLAFSHCCAGILRGLGRPVVPMVIMLAIWCALRITYITITVHFIPQISVVFWAYPITWAISSLLFAWYLTHCPMPAPGGGAQQHPA from the coding sequence ATGCTTGTGTTTGCGGTGCCCATCTTTTTCAGCAATCTGTTCCAGCAGCTCTACAACGCGGTGGATTCGCTGATCGTGGGCAACTTTCTGGGCGGCGACGCCCTGGCGGCCGTGGGTTCCTCCGGCAGCCTGATTTTTCTGCTCACCGGCTTTGTGAACGGCGTCAGCCTGGGCGCCGGCGTGCTGGTGGCCCGCCACTACGGCGCCAAGGACGACGCCGCCCTCCGCCGGGCCGTCCACACCACGGTGGCCCTGGGAATCACCGCCGGCGTGGTGCTCAGCGTGGTGGGCGTGCTGCTCACCCCCCAGATCCTGCGCTGGATGGACACCCCCGAAAACGTCCTGCCCAACTCCATCATCTACTTCCGGGTCTACTTCATGGGCTCGCTGGCCGTGGTCATGTACAATATGGGCGCCAGCATCCTGCAGTCGGTGGGCGACAGCCGCAGTCCCATGCGCTACCTCATCACCGCCTCCATCCTCAACGTCATCCTGGACCTGTGGTTCATCGCAGGGCTCCATATGGGGGTGGGCGGCGCGGCCTTCGCCACCATTATCTCCCAGACGGTCAGCGCCGGGCTGGCCTTCCGCAAGCTGACCCTGACCAAGGAGGCCTACGGCGTGCGGTGGCGCCAGGTGCGCTTCCATCCCGCCACCCTGCGGGCCGTGGTGGCCCAGGGCGTGCCCTCCGGCGTGCAGAACTCGGTAATCTCCATCGCCAACGTCATCGTCCAGGCCAACATCAATGCCTTCGGCGCCAACGCCATGGCCGGCTGTGGCGCCTACAGCAAGGTGGAGGGCTTCGTCTTCCTGCCGGTGACCTGCTTCTCCATGGCGCTGGCCACCTTCGTCAGCCAGAACATCGGCGCCGGGCAGCTGCCCCGGGTGCGCCGCGGCATGCGGTTCGGCATCGTCTGTTCCTGCCTGCTGGCAGAATGCGTGGGTCTGGCCATGTTCACCATGGCCCCCATCTTCATCGGCGCCTTCAGCGGCGAGGCAGACGTGGTCGCCTTCGGCGTGCAGCAGGCGCGCACCGTCTCGCTGTTCTACTGCCTGCTGGCCTTCAGCCACTGCTGCGCCGGCATCCTGCGGGGCCTGGGACGCCCCGTGGTGCCCATGGTCATCATGCTGGCCATATGGTGTGCCCTGCGCATCACCTACATCACCATCACGGTGCACTTTATCCCCCAGATTTCGGTGGTCTTCTGGGCCTACCCCATCACCTGGGCCATCAGCTCGCTGCTCTTCGCCTGGTACCTGACCCACTGCCCCATGCCCGCTCCCGGCGGCGGGGCACAGCAGCATCCGGCCTAA
- a CDS encoding 2-hydroxyacyl-CoA dehydratase family protein: protein MQVVETFGRTVEAWSNQNPQRARTLLRTGWEAQNLKNRFSPDKRLQPADRKLARIMMDAMLAPLQDPEHSAMVSVFTPCEMLQEVGLNPYNVEAFSCYLSGSQAERGFLQQAENTGISETLCSYHKTFLGAAQKGVLPKPKCIVYTNLTCDANLLTFRTLSQLYHVQPFAIDVPMQQNEDNVEYVAAQLRALASFLEQQTGRTIDEEALKERLRRSKRTLEKYRTYQQKRADRYVPTDLVTPLYCGMTNNILLGTPQVEAYVDELLKDVELAPAAKGKRIYWMHTIPFWSDAIKEDLLFREDAQIVGCELSEVSEPDFDPEHPYEAMAHRMVYHALNGSAVRRIEAGIRHAKQVKADGVVWFDHWGCKHTLGAAQLAKKKFEEAGLPLLILDGDGCDRSHGGEGQTSTRLGAFLEMLNEPGRTEEGAKA, encoded by the coding sequence ATGCAAGTAGTAGAGACTTTCGGGCGGACCGTGGAGGCCTGGAGCAACCAGAACCCCCAGCGTGCGCGCACACTGCTGCGCACCGGGTGGGAAGCCCAGAACCTGAAAAACCGGTTCAGCCCCGACAAACGCCTGCAGCCCGCCGACCGCAAGCTGGCCCGCATCATGATGGACGCCATGCTGGCCCCGCTGCAGGACCCCGAACACTCGGCCATGGTCAGCGTCTTCACCCCCTGCGAGATGCTCCAGGAAGTGGGCCTCAACCCCTACAATGTGGAGGCGTTTTCCTGCTATCTGTCGGGTTCCCAGGCGGAGCGCGGCTTTCTGCAGCAGGCCGAGAACACCGGCATTTCCGAGACGCTGTGCAGCTACCACAAGACCTTTCTGGGTGCGGCGCAGAAGGGCGTGCTGCCCAAGCCGAAGTGCATTGTCTACACCAACCTGACCTGTGACGCCAACCTGCTGACCTTCCGCACGCTGAGCCAGCTGTACCATGTGCAGCCCTTTGCCATCGACGTGCCCATGCAGCAGAACGAGGACAACGTGGAATACGTGGCCGCCCAGCTGCGGGCGCTGGCCTCCTTCCTGGAACAGCAGACCGGCCGCACCATCGACGAGGAAGCGCTGAAGGAGCGGCTGCGCCGTTCCAAGCGCACCCTGGAAAAATACCGCACCTATCAGCAGAAGCGGGCCGACCGGTATGTGCCTACCGATCTGGTGACGCCGCTGTACTGCGGTATGACCAACAACATCCTGCTGGGCACTCCCCAGGTGGAAGCCTATGTGGACGAGCTGCTGAAAGATGTGGAGCTCGCCCCCGCCGCCAAAGGCAAGCGCATCTACTGGATGCACACCATCCCCTTCTGGTCGGACGCCATCAAGGAGGACCTGCTCTTCCGGGAGGATGCCCAGATCGTGGGATGCGAGCTCAGCGAAGTGTCCGAGCCGGACTTTGACCCCGAGCACCCCTACGAGGCCATGGCCCACCGTATGGTCTACCATGCCCTCAACGGCAGCGCGGTGCGCCGCATCGAGGCGGGCATCCGCCACGCCAAGCAGGTCAAGGCCGACGGCGTGGTGTGGTTCGACCACTGGGGCTGCAAGCACACCCTGGGCGCGGCCCAGCTGGCCAAAAAGAAGTTTGAGGAAGCGGGTCTGCCGCTGCTGATTCTGGACGGCGACGGCTGCGACCGCAGCCACGGCGGCGAGGGCCAGACCTCCACCCGCCTGGGCGCTTTCCTGGAGATGCTGAACGAACCGGGTCGCACCGAGGAAGGAGCCAAGGCATGA
- a CDS encoding carbohydrate ABC transporter permease — protein MSEDFEARRRAADRKAGLRKALTYLGLSIWAVVVLFPFYWMVLTSLKSYGAYNSEHTPRFFTLAPTLENYQQAFTAVPLGGYLLNTLIFALITTAAMVIVSTLAAYAFARLEFRGKNLLFGAFLSLMMIPSELVVITNYVTITNLDLRNTFTGLILPSITSIFYIYLLKESFEQVPDELYRAAKVDGTSDLKYLWKVMIPICRPTIVTVTILKLIECWNSYVWPRLVTDDQAYFLVSNGIQQIREEGFGRENIPAMMAAVVVISVPLVALFLAFRNKIMEGASRGGIKG, from the coding sequence ATGTCGGAAGATTTTGAAGCCAGGCGCCGCGCGGCGGACCGCAAAGCGGGGCTGCGCAAGGCGCTGACCTACCTGGGGCTCAGCATCTGGGCCGTGGTGGTGCTCTTTCCCTTTTACTGGATGGTGCTCACCTCGCTGAAAAGCTACGGCGCCTACAACTCGGAGCATACGCCCCGGTTCTTTACGCTGGCCCCTACTCTCGAAAACTACCAGCAGGCCTTCACGGCGGTGCCGCTGGGGGGCTATCTGCTCAATACGCTGATCTTCGCCCTCATCACCACGGCGGCCATGGTCATCGTCAGCACGCTGGCGGCCTACGCCTTTGCCCGGCTGGAGTTCCGGGGCAAGAACCTGCTCTTCGGGGCCTTCCTGTCCCTGATGATGATCCCCAGCGAACTGGTGGTCATCACCAACTATGTGACCATCACCAACCTGGACCTGCGCAACACCTTCACCGGCCTGATCCTGCCCTCCATCACCTCCATTTTCTATATCTACCTGCTGAAAGAGAGCTTCGAGCAGGTGCCCGATGAACTCTACCGGGCGGCCAAGGTGGACGGCACCTCGGATCTCAAATACCTGTGGAAGGTGATGATCCCCATCTGCCGGCCCACCATCGTCACGGTGACGATCTTGAAGCTCATCGAGTGCTGGAACTCCTACGTCTGGCCGCGGCTTGTCACCGACGACCAGGCCTACTTCCTGGTCTCCAACGGCATCCAGCAGATCCGGGAGGAGGGCTTCGGCCGGGAGAACATCCCCGCCATGATGGCCGCCGTGGTGGTCATCTCGGTGCCGCTGGTGGCGCTCTTCCTGGCGTTCCGCAACAAGATCATGGAGGGCGCGTCCCGGGGAGGCATCAAAGGATGA
- a CDS encoding helix-turn-helix domain-containing protein, giving the protein MPRSKQIEKEDILRAAAQVIRQKGEGALTVRSIAGELGCSTQPLYYEFTNMEQLRAALLPYVRKEYLQFRCTNYKEFGQHFLQFARQEKELFRFVYLRRRAPGETLLDDINQDETIRLLSQNLEMDPETARRMHHQMQYRCYGMGVMLATDYCDLTEAQIDAELTEFYKVILRYYKNVTDDAQLQYWLGRSRHLIL; this is encoded by the coding sequence ATGCCCCGTTCCAAGCAGATCGAAAAAGAGGATATTCTGCGTGCCGCCGCCCAGGTCATCCGGCAGAAAGGGGAGGGGGCCCTCACGGTGCGCAGCATCGCGGGGGAGCTGGGGTGTTCCACCCAGCCGCTCTACTATGAATTCACCAATATGGAGCAGCTGCGGGCGGCGCTGCTGCCCTATGTGCGTAAGGAATACCTGCAGTTCCGGTGCACCAACTACAAGGAATTCGGGCAGCATTTTTTACAGTTTGCCCGGCAGGAGAAGGAATTGTTCCGGTTTGTCTATCTGCGGCGCCGGGCGCCGGGGGAAACGCTGCTGGACGATATCAACCAGGACGAGACCATCCGGCTGCTCAGCCAGAACCTGGAGATGGACCCCGAGACCGCCCGGCGGATGCACCACCAGATGCAGTACCGCTGTTACGGCATGGGGGTCATGCTGGCCACCGATTACTGCGACCTCACCGAGGCCCAGATCGATGCTGAACTGACCGAGTTCTACAAGGTCATTCTGCGCTATTACAAGAATGTCACCGACGACGCCCAGCTGCAGTACTGGCTGGGGCGGTCCCGCCATCTGATCCTGTGA
- a CDS encoding sugar ABC transporter permease produces MHRKLNKAWLYLLPSLVLLAAFLVYPLIDVLVYSGEEGFNFASQTYFGVGLYNYSYVLHDPYFLQAVENTFVLVIITVPVSTCLALLISAGLSSIKPLRKLYQTVYFLPYVTNTLAVGLVFMVLFQKTEYTDGLVNLMLRWFGAGPIDFINGPHWAKMFVLCFYTIWVVMPFKILVLTGALASVNQDYYKAARVDGTSRRRIFFRITLPLISPMIVYLVITGFIGAFKAYSDAVALFGTDLNAAGMNTIVGYVYDMLYGDSGGYPSYASAAAIILFVIVLTITCINLLVTRRQLRD; encoded by the coding sequence ATGCATCGCAAACTCAACAAGGCGTGGCTTTACCTGCTGCCGTCCCTGGTGCTGCTGGCGGCGTTTCTGGTCTACCCCCTCATCGACGTGCTGGTCTACTCGGGGGAGGAGGGCTTCAACTTCGCCTCCCAGACCTACTTCGGGGTGGGCCTTTATAACTACAGCTATGTGCTCCACGACCCCTACTTCCTGCAGGCGGTGGAGAATACCTTTGTCCTGGTCATCATCACGGTGCCCGTCTCCACCTGTCTGGCACTGCTGATCTCTGCGGGGCTCAGCTCGATAAAACCCCTGCGCAAACTCTACCAGACCGTCTACTTCCTGCCCTACGTCACCAATACGCTGGCGGTGGGCCTTGTCTTCATGGTGCTCTTCCAGAAGACCGAGTACACCGACGGTCTTGTGAACCTGATGCTCCGCTGGTTCGGCGCCGGGCCCATCGACTTCATCAACGGTCCCCACTGGGCCAAGATGTTCGTGCTCTGCTTCTACACCATCTGGGTGGTCATGCCCTTTAAGATTCTCGTGCTCACCGGCGCGCTGGCCTCGGTGAACCAGGACTACTACAAGGCCGCCCGGGTGGACGGCACCTCCCGGCGGCGGATCTTCTTCCGCATCACGCTGCCGCTGATCTCCCCCATGATCGTCTACCTGGTCATCACCGGCTTCATCGGCGCCTTCAAGGCCTACAGCGACGCGGTGGCCCTCTTCGGCACCGACCTGAACGCTGCGGGCATGAACACCATCGTGGGCTATGTCTACGACATGCTCTACGGCGACAGCGGCGGCTACCCGTCCTACGCTTCGGCGGCGGCCATCATCCTCTTCGTCATCGTCCTCACCATCACCTGCATCAACCTGCTGGTCACCCGCCGGCAGCTGCGCGACTAA
- a CDS encoding acyl-CoA dehydratase activase: MNKTYYVCKYTPIELLTALGAQCENLNGMQEGFDKADQLAHSNICGFGKSLLEAVMSGQVHELVLVNCCDTIRSVYDVLEESGKLDFLYIVDMLHSGGECSRERTAAQLKGLAKAYAAYKGTTFDAKAFRAAFHAPEKTRGPHISVLGARMGKELFEMVQGAMPYPVENETCVHNRSVGEVLPPEDADFDALMEWYAAELLGQIPCMRMMDNTGRKRLFNDPDLKGIIYHTVKFCDFYSFEYAQVKQSVAVPLLKIESDYTLQSSGQLLTRLEAFAESMDPSQGEEKEIKMGKGYFAGIDSGSTSTDVVILDKDKKMVTGVILPTGAGAAVGAERALEQALEQAGLKREDIDAIVTTGYGRTAIQDGDKSITEITCHARGAHYLDPSVRTVIDIGGQDSKVIRLDENGAVENFVMNDKCAAGTGRFLEMMARTMEMNLDEMSKAGLHYKEDITISSMCTVFAESEVVSLIAQNKPTDDIVHGLNKAVASKTATLAKRVGGAERYMMTGGVSKNQGLVKTLEEKLGTTLVVSDKAQLCGALGAALFAMDMVGTH, translated from the coding sequence ATGAACAAGACCTATTACGTCTGCAAATACACCCCCATTGAACTGCTGACCGCCCTGGGCGCTCAGTGCGAGAACCTGAACGGCATGCAGGAGGGATTTGACAAAGCCGACCAGTTGGCCCATTCCAACATCTGCGGCTTCGGCAAGTCGCTGCTGGAAGCGGTCATGAGCGGTCAGGTCCACGAGCTGGTGCTGGTGAACTGCTGCGACACCATCCGCAGCGTCTACGACGTGCTGGAGGAGAGCGGCAAGCTGGACTTCCTTTACATCGTGGACATGCTGCACAGCGGCGGCGAGTGCAGCCGGGAGCGCACGGCAGCCCAGCTGAAGGGGCTGGCCAAGGCCTACGCGGCCTACAAGGGCACCACCTTTGATGCCAAGGCCTTCCGGGCAGCCTTCCATGCCCCCGAGAAGACCCGCGGGCCCCACATCAGTGTGCTGGGCGCCCGGATGGGCAAGGAGCTCTTCGAGATGGTGCAGGGTGCCATGCCCTACCCCGTAGAGAACGAGACCTGTGTGCACAACCGTTCGGTGGGCGAAGTGCTGCCGCCGGAAGACGCCGATTTTGACGCCCTGATGGAGTGGTATGCCGCCGAGCTGCTGGGCCAGATTCCCTGCATGCGGATGATGGACAACACCGGCCGCAAGCGGCTCTTCAACGATCCCGACCTGAAGGGGATCATCTACCACACGGTGAAATTCTGCGATTTTTACAGCTTCGAGTACGCCCAGGTCAAGCAGAGCGTGGCGGTGCCGCTGCTGAAGATTGAATCGGACTACACGCTGCAGAGCAGCGGTCAGCTGCTGACCCGTCTGGAGGCCTTTGCCGAGAGCATGGACCCCAGCCAGGGCGAGGAAAAGGAGATCAAGATGGGAAAAGGCTATTTTGCAGGCATTGACAGCGGTTCCACCAGCACCGACGTGGTGATTCTGGACAAGGACAAAAAGATGGTCACCGGCGTGATCCTGCCCACCGGTGCCGGTGCCGCCGTGGGCGCCGAGCGCGCCCTGGAGCAGGCGCTGGAACAGGCCGGCCTCAAACGGGAGGACATCGACGCCATCGTCACCACCGGCTACGGCCGCACGGCCATCCAGGACGGCGACAAGAGCATCACCGAGATCACCTGCCATGCCCGGGGCGCCCATTACCTGGACCCCAGCGTGCGCACCGTCATCGACATCGGCGGCCAGGACAGCAAGGTCATCCGGCTGGATGAGAACGGCGCCGTGGAGAACTTCGTCATGAACGACAAGTGTGCCGCCGGCACCGGCCGTTTCCTCGAAATGATGGCCCGCACCATGGAGATGAATCTGGACGAGATGAGCAAGGCCGGCCTGCATTATAAGGAAGATATCACCATCTCCAGCATGTGCACGGTGTTTGCGGAATCCGAGGTGGTCTCGCTGATCGCCCAGAACAAGCCCACCGACGATATTGTCCACGGCCTGAACAAGGCGGTGGCTTCCAAGACCGCCACCCTGGCCAAGCGCGTGGGCGGTGCGGAGCGCTACATGATGACGGGCGGCGTCTCCAAGAACCAGGGCCTGGTCAAGACGCTGGAAGAAAAGCTGGGCACCACCCTGGTGGTCAGCGACAAGGCCCAGCTCTGCGGCGCCCTGGGCGCTGCCCTCTTCGCCATGGACATGGTGGGCACCCACTAA
- a CDS encoding MBL fold metallo-hydrolase, translating into MRIITLIENTPGAPGCAHEHGLSLYIETTRHRLLLDTGATGAFADNAAALGLDLSRVDTVVLSHGHYDHAGGLLRLAELAPRAQIYMQRGAAGDFYHGDRYIGIDKAILQLPNLHLLEGDCRLDEELFLFTGITGRRFWPESNRELQAAAPDGRLVQDDFSHEQCLVISLNGQHVLLSGCAHNGILNILDRYRELFGGDPDVAVSGFHMKQADPYTPEQWQIIEATGRALQGYHTRFFTGHCTGKPAQERLLEILGDQLQPLHSGMPLDL; encoded by the coding sequence ATGCGGATCATCACGCTCATCGAGAACACCCCCGGCGCGCCGGGGTGCGCCCATGAACACGGGCTGAGTCTCTACATCGAGACCACCCGCCACAGACTGCTGCTGGACACCGGTGCCACCGGCGCCTTTGCGGACAATGCCGCCGCCCTGGGACTGGACCTCTCCCGGGTGGATACGGTGGTGCTCAGCCACGGCCACTACGACCACGCCGGGGGCCTCTTGCGCCTGGCGGAACTGGCGCCCCGGGCGCAGATCTATATGCAGCGGGGGGCAGCGGGGGACTTCTACCACGGTGACCGCTATATCGGCATCGACAAAGCTATCCTGCAGCTGCCCAACCTGCATCTGCTGGAGGGCGACTGCCGTCTGGATGAGGAGCTTTTCCTCTTCACCGGCATTACGGGGCGGCGCTTCTGGCCGGAAAGCAACCGGGAACTGCAGGCAGCGGCCCCCGACGGCCGCCTGGTGCAGGACGATTTTTCCCACGAACAGTGCCTGGTCATCTCCCTGAACGGGCAGCATGTCCTGCTGTCGGGCTGCGCCCACAACGGCATCCTCAACATTCTGGACCGCTACCGGGAACTGTTCGGCGGCGACCCCGATGTGGCGGTCAGCGGTTTTCATATGAAGCAGGCCGATCCCTACACGCCGGAACAGTGGCAGATCATCGAGGCCACCGGCCGGGCGCTGCAAGGGTATCACACCCGGTTCTTCACCGGCCACTGCACCGGCAAGCCCGCCCAGGAGCGGCTGCTGGAAATTCTGGGGGATCAGCTGCAGCCGCTGCACAGCGGGATGCCGCTGGACCTGTGA
- a CDS encoding extracellular solute-binding protein, with protein sequence MKKFISLCAAALLAGSLVLSGCHGRREQAAFAVPDSFDTSKNYEVVFWAKNDTNKTQTDIYKQAIADFQQLYPNITVTLRLYTDYGDIYNDVITNISTGTTPNVCITYPDHIATYLTGNNVVVPLDDLFADEHYGLGGDELLYDGPSREEMVPQFLEECKLGGSYYAIPYMRSTEACYINKDFVEALGYEVPDVLTWDFVWEVSEAAAATKGADGVYSLNGQKVLIPFLYKSTDNMMIQMLRQKGAGYSTSTGDIQLFNDTTTQLLEGIAAHTASGAFSTFKISGYPANFLNAGQCVFAVDSTAGSTWMGSDAPLMDIAADEVVPFDTEVRMIPQFDPEHPQMISQGPSICIFNKDDPQEVLASWLFAQYLLTNDVQIAYSETEGYVPVTTKAQADPAYQDYLSRAGEDNNTHYQVKMDAVQLLLDHLDDTFVTAVFNGSASLRDAAGQLIEDVTKSVRRSQTVDDAYIQALYADTQSLYHLDAFSPSGGKADLGPLPGTAVALLAGLAAAWILMLAYVAWQAVRRRSAQKAQKRLDGGKKG encoded by the coding sequence ATGAAAAAGTTTATATCCCTCTGCGCGGCGGCGCTGCTGGCGGGGTCGCTGGTGCTCTCGGGCTGCCACGGCCGCCGGGAACAGGCAGCCTTCGCGGTGCCGGATTCCTTCGACACCTCCAAAAACTACGAGGTGGTCTTCTGGGCCAAGAACGATACCAACAAGACCCAGACCGATATCTACAAACAGGCCATCGCCGACTTCCAGCAGCTTTACCCCAACATCACGGTGACGCTGCGCCTCTACACCGACTACGGCGACATCTATAACGATGTCATCACCAACATTTCCACCGGCACCACCCCCAACGTCTGCATCACCTATCCCGACCACATCGCCACCTACCTAACCGGCAACAACGTGGTGGTGCCGCTGGACGACCTCTTCGCCGACGAGCACTACGGCCTGGGCGGCGACGAGCTGCTCTACGACGGGCCCTCCCGGGAGGAGATGGTGCCCCAGTTCCTGGAGGAGTGCAAACTGGGCGGGTCCTACTATGCCATTCCCTACATGCGCTCCACCGAGGCCTGCTACATCAACAAGGACTTTGTGGAGGCCCTGGGGTATGAGGTGCCCGACGTGCTGACCTGGGATTTCGTCTGGGAGGTGTCCGAGGCGGCGGCCGCCACCAAGGGGGCCGACGGCGTCTACAGCCTCAACGGCCAGAAGGTGCTGATCCCCTTCCTCTACAAATCCACTGACAACATGATGATCCAGATGCTGCGCCAGAAGGGGGCGGGCTACTCCACCTCCACCGGCGACATCCAGCTATTCAACGACACGACGACCCAGCTGCTGGAGGGCATCGCCGCCCACACGGCCAGCGGGGCCTTCTCCACCTTCAAAATTTCCGGCTATCCGGCCAACTTCCTCAACGCCGGACAGTGCGTCTTTGCGGTGGACTCCACCGCCGGCTCCACCTGGATGGGCAGCGATGCGCCGCTGATGGACATTGCCGCTGACGAGGTGGTCCCCTTTGACACCGAGGTGCGGATGATTCCCCAGTTTGACCCCGAACATCCCCAGATGATCTCCCAGGGCCCCTCCATCTGCATCTTCAACAAGGACGACCCCCAGGAGGTGCTGGCCTCCTGGCTGTTCGCCCAGTATCTGCTCACCAATGATGTGCAGATCGCCTACTCCGAAACGGAGGGCTACGTGCCGGTGACCACCAAGGCCCAGGCCGACCCCGCCTACCAGGACTACCTGAGCCGGGCAGGGGAGGACAACAACACCCACTACCAGGTGAAGATGGACGCCGTGCAGCTGCTGCTGGACCATCTGGACGACACCTTTGTGACGGCAGTCTTCAACGGGTCGGCCTCGCTGCGGGATGCGGCGGGCCAGCTCATTGAGGATGTGACCAAGTCGGTGCGGCGCAGCCAGACGGTGGACGACGCCTACATCCAGGCGCTCTACGCCGACACCCAGTCGCTGTACCATCTGGACGCGTTTTCCCCCTCGGGGGGCAAGGCCGATCTGGGCCCGCTGCCCGGCACGGCCGTGGCGCTGCTGGCGGGCCTGGCCGCCGCCTGGATCCTCATGCTGGCCTATGTGGCCTGGCAGGCGGTGCGCCGCCGCAGCGCCCAAAAGGCGCAAAAACGCCTTGATGGGGGCAAAAAAGGTTGA
- a CDS encoding ABC transporter ATP-binding protein: MNIQLQDLTKRFPARGRKARGEVTAVDKLTFEVPDGLLVGLLGPSGCGKSTTLNMICGLETPTEGRILFGVEDVTSLPPELRGVGMVFQNYALYPHLTVLQNITFPLENLKGAQKLSRAEMRRRAQEAAALVQIEELLDRKPKELSGGQQQRVAIARALVKMPKVLLLDEPLSNLDARLRLQTREEICKIQKKTGITTLFVTHDQEEAMSISDRIVVMKDGLLMQQGKPQQVYDDPANLFVAKFLGTPPINVFEGNVQKGRLLLAGQDALAVPGAPDGTVWVGIRPEGFTPDPNGPVVCGLSRVEVLGRDVSIVCTHPACVTDTLRAIVNARHDVDGTSDTVRFALHPDKVFLFDHDTEARIRFGAGV, encoded by the coding sequence ATGAATATTCAGTTGCAGGACCTCACCAAGCGCTTCCCGGCCCGGGGCCGGAAAGCCCGCGGCGAAGTCACGGCGGTGGACAAACTCACCTTTGAAGTGCCGGACGGGCTGCTGGTGGGTCTGCTGGGACCGTCGGGCTGCGGCAAGAGCACGACGCTGAACATGATCTGCGGGCTGGAGACCCCCACCGAGGGCAGGATCCTCTTCGGCGTGGAGGACGTGACCAGCCTGCCGCCCGAGCTGCGTGGGGTGGGGATGGTCTTCCAGAACTACGCCCTTTATCCGCACCTGACGGTATTGCAGAACATCACCTTCCCGCTGGAAAACCTGAAGGGCGCCCAGAAACTCTCCAGGGCCGAGATGCGCCGCCGTGCCCAGGAGGCCGCGGCCCTCGTCCAGATCGAGGAGCTGCTGGACCGCAAGCCCAAGGAACTCTCGGGTGGCCAGCAGCAGCGTGTGGCCATCGCCCGGGCGCTGGTCAAGATGCCCAAGGTGCTGCTGCTGGACGAGCCCCTCTCCAACCTGGACGCCCGGCTGCGGCTGCAGACCCGGGAGGAGATCTGCAAGATCCAGAAAAAGACCGGCATCACCACGCTGTTCGTCACCCATGACCAGGAGGAGGCTATGAGCATCTCGGACCGCATCGTGGTGATGAAGGACGGCCTGCTCATGCAGCAGGGCAAACCCCAGCAGGTCTACGACGACCCGGCCAACCTGTTTGTGGCCAAATTCCTGGGCACGCCGCCCATCAATGTGTTTGAGGGCAATGTTCAGAAGGGCCGGCTGTTGCTGGCTGGACAGGATGCGCTGGCGGTGCCCGGTGCGCCGGACGGCACCGTCTGGGTGGGCATCCGACCCGAGGGCTTCACCCCCGACCCCAACGGCCCGGTGGTGTGCGGGCTCTCCCGGGTGGAGGTGCTGGGCCGGGATGTGAGCATCGTCTGCACCCACCCCGCCTGCGTGACCGACACGCTGCGGGCCATCGTCAACGCCCGCCACGACGTGGACGGCACCTCCGATACCGTCCGTTTTGCCCTGCACCCCGACAAGGTGTTCCTCTTCGACCATGACACCGAGGCGCGCATCCGCTTCGGCGCCGGGGTCTGA